The sequence below is a genomic window from Prosthecobacter dejongeii.
GGCTTCTGACTTCCATCCACGAGGAAACTCATCCTCCTTCACATTCAAAGCTGCGCTTAAAAGCGATGCGACCTGGCTCAACGGCTGGGCGAAGACGATTTCCTCGAAACGCTCCGCCACTTTCTCCCATTCACGCTGAGCCTGCTCTGTTAGCTTGTCCGCATAGGTGCTGAATCCTTGATGAAGGAGACCTATAGTGAACAGGCAGTTTTCACCGCTACGGGATGATGCCTCCCCCAACTGCTGAAGAAAATACACATCCTGCTTTTCGGGGTTCAACGCGGAATATTCGAGGAATTTACCCAGCTCATCAATGATGACGAGAACACCATCGAAGAGATCATGCTGCCGAAGCTCCGTTGATGCCTGCATCAGCAACGCAATTACACGGTGGTCCAGATTGGACTTCGGAGCGGCCAGCGTTTCGTCCACCGCCATTCTGACTTTGAGTTTTTTCCTTCCATCAATGTTCTGATGGAGTGAGTTCGACAGAGCAGACAGTAATGCCATCGACATCTGCTGGCGGGAGCCTGTAACCAAAACTGGAAGGAACCCACGGCGAGAGCGTGTTAGGCCCATTTCAACCGGCAGTCCTCGTAGGTGTTTAGGCAGATCGGAACTGCTGGGGGAAAGCAGATTCGCAAGCAACAAGGCAAAGCTCGATTTGCCGGAGCCAAAGTCGCCTGTGACACGCCATGAACGCTGACCAGACACTGATCTCGTGCCCTTCAACAAGCGAGAAAGGTTCGCTCGCGTATCATGAGTTAACACATACCCACCGAGAGCCTCGGGGTCGCGGAAATCACGTTCAAGCTGCGCCGACCGGAGAAAGCGGGGACTGATTCGAAGAATGTTATTTATGGAGCGCGATGCCATCAGGCGGGGATGTAGATATTTTCAAGAAAGTCGAACGAATCAGCCTTGCTAGAACGGGTTACCTGCTGAAGCGAGGCAGACTCTTGGAACGTAATCGCTCCTTTTGTTGTCTGCTTGATCTGGTCGAGATAGTGTCGAACCGATGCTTCTGGAAGTTTGAAGATCTGCCCAGGACTTCCTTCACCGACTGCTGCCGCGCCAAATGAGATGGTTTGCTCATTGACATGTTCATTCCGCCAGAAATCATTCAGGCAATAGGCAAACAGCTCAGCTGAAATACCTGGCTTGTCTTCGATTGCAAAGGAATAGATCCATTCGAGCTGACCGCTTTTAATGTCGGTGCGCTCACCGCAACGTCGAAGCAAACCAAGCTCAACAAACGGACTGTCGAGGTTGTCCTCGGCGACCTCACCTTTGCGTCCTCTTGTGGGTATGAAGGTGTTGATAAACACCCGAAGGCCGTCCTCAGTCGTCCGGTCTGAGAGGCTTTGCGCCTTCGGTGGCAGATTCTTCTTCAAGAACCCCATCGCTTCACCCTCGGTGAACTCAGCACGATGCCAGTGATTAAGCATCTGTACCCACTGGTAAATCGGACCGTTTGGATTTGTGGCGATTTTCCAATGTAGGAGCCAGAGGGTCGATGGGTGTTCTAGATATTGATCATGCCCATCGTGCCCTAGCAATTCCTGGCCGAATGGAGTGACCGCATACCCTTTGTGGTCGCCAAGAGACTCGATAACACCCGCCGTCTCAGCCCAGAACCGGATGGAGCGAACCATATTTTTGCCTACACCCAGCCGGACCATGGCATCATTTTCGTCACTGAAGAGCCTCGAGTTTCGCCCATCACTGAGATGCTGCACTGCCTTTGGCAGCCAGGCGTACCGACAAACAAAAGTTTCGTGGCCTGAATAGCGGAAGTTGGACGGGGAAACGGGCATTGATGCAAAAAGGTCTGTAAGAGTCATTATGCACAGGAGCCAGATAATGAAACAGCATTCTCTGTTGCAGTGAAACAGTCCAATCATTGATCCAGTTGCCTTTGCTCCTGACTTGAGCCATCAGACACTTGCCTTGTGACTTGCCGTCTTGGCATTTGTTGACGAGCAATGACTTTGGACTCTGTATTCCTGTGAATGAGGGCAGGACCATTTAGGTGACCAACACCCGCTGTCGGGCGAAGGGGCCGACGCTTGTCTGAAAACTCCTGGCGGAAAACGCGGCGGAGCGAGGCAAGCCCATTCCGCACCAGTGGACTGTCCATTGGAATGGCTGGCAGTTGCCCAGGTGCTTCCAGCCACGCTCGGACCTTCCGCTCCTGGCCCAAACCCTGCGCTTGTCGATGGCTGACCCCAACTTCTACTTCCACAATGGACCGGAGAACACCTTTGGCCTGCGCAGTCAGTTTGGCGAGAAGCTGGTCTGGATGCTGAGGCGTGGGCTGATCCAGGCGTGAAGCTTTGGCAAAGGCACACGCCTAACCCATCCAATCTCGCCCAAATCCTAACCAAGTTGCCTGGGCCGAATTCCAGGTGCATTTTTCGACAGTGATCCGCGTCGAAATTCCCTCCAAGCTCCTCGCCTGCGCTCGTCCCGGCTATGACTTCGGGCGCAACGCCCCTGTTTCCAAGGAAGTCGTGAAAGTGTGGCTGGATGAAGCGAAGGTCCAGGGGGCTCGCTCGATTCTCTGCCTTCTCGCGGCCCAGCACCTGCGCCTCTACAACCAAGCCCTGCCAGGGGGCCTTTTGCAGGCATACCGTTTGGCTGGCTTCGAAGTTGGCCACGTCCCAGTGGGGGATCATCGTAGTCCACCTTTGTCACAACGCCAGCTTCAGCAGGTTCTCCAGCTGTATGAAGGCCTGCCGAAACCTGTGCTGATTCATTGCAGCGCCGGACTGGATCGCACCGGAGCCGCCGTGGCTTTCATCAAGAAGCAGCGCAAGGACTCAACAACCTGAGTGGCAGCGAAGAAACACCTTTGCCAAGGTTGCGGTGGGCAAGGTGGGTTGTCTCGCCCCTTCCCCGCCGTTTGCCACTTTTTCTGCCTACCCCTTAGGCCCTTAGCCTTCCTCCTCCACTTCCCCCTTTCCAAATGTACAAAACAGCCCCCCAAGCCCACCTCAGGTGATGAAGCTGGATACGAAAAGGCGGGAGCCAGTTCGAAAACCGACTCCCGCCATGCAGTGCTGGGTGGACCAGCCTACGCAGACTCGCTGCTACGAGGCTGGCAGATCAGGCTCTGGGCCGCAGGCCACTTCCATCTTGCCAGCATCCCCGCTGACACCATCGCCAGGACAGCCCTCTCCCTCCACATAGACAGACTGACGATCTGGGGGTGAGCAAGCATTCAAACTTACTTTGTGATCATCGCCGACTTCCTCCTCAGTGCTTTTGGGGTGAGCAACATGTCCCACATCGGCGCCTCGCAAAGCTGCCTGCTTTATTTCGTCAATCCTCTTCCGAACGGACTGAATCTTACTGGCGTGCTCTTGGAGTTTTTTGCATCCTTCAGAACAAGGAGCACCAATCATCCATTTCTGGGACCCTCCGCTCATCGATAACTTACGAATGCGTTCGGGTTTCTTACTGGCCAATCGTCCCAGGTAGGTCCCACACTGAGTGATGTCCCGCAAGGCATCTCCTATGCCGCGGAAAAGACGCTGAGAGCCACTGTTGTTGAGTTTCTGGACCAATTCATTTGCTAAACCCGTCCATGGCTCCGAAGAGCCATCAGCCGGAAACAGCACGTCATCGATCAGCTCCAGAAGGCTCTCTTCGGGATCGGACTCCTGGAGAGCTGCCACGAGGTCGGGATGATGGAAGTGCTTGATCCCAAAGCGGCTAACGACAAGTTTGGGAGGGATCTGCCAACAATCCAAGAAGTGCAAGAATGCAGGCAGTTGGGCAATGAGAGCAGCCATGAAAGACTTCTGTTCGAGAGCCGTGGTCGTTGGCATCGGCATGGGGTGCCTGAAGACTTTGATCAGCATGATCTTGTCTTCAATGTCGGACTCCAGAGGCGGTAATACCCGCATACGCTCGTGCTCATCGTTGAGGCTGATCACCAGTCGCTGTAATGGCGCCACCACCAAGGCCTCAGCATTCTTACGATGGAGGCGGCGGTTCTTGTTGACGGCAAGATCCTTGATCTTGGCACCAAATGCCCGTCTGGACTGAATCGATGTGTGCGACACCTCGTCTTCGATTGTGAGCAGTTCTGCACCAATGAAATCACTGTTGAAGTCTGTCCCCTGCGTCATGTAACTGTAAGGCTTTCCTGGACTGCGACCACCAAAGACATGGTTGAGCAATTCCGTGAAGAGGTTCTTGCCAGACTGCTTTTCTCCGCAGAGTGCCAGAACTTGGCCCGCCATCCACGACTGTTGCCGGAACATGTCTAAGGCCACTTTGATCCAGCCATAGATGTAGGGCACTTGCTCCCGGCCAAACATCTTTTGAAAGATATCTTCAAGCATGGACCAGTCACCCTGAACTGGATCAATGAAGTTCGGCTCGTTGAGAATCAGAATGCGGGTCTTGCCAAAGGTATGGTAGCCCGCTCGGTGGCCGCCAATGTCACCGCACATATGGATGAACCGTTCCTCTTGCATCCGGCAGATGAATTCCTCCACCTGCGAAATGCATTCGTCATCACCAGGACGCTCTGCCATGCCCTTCCGCTTCAGATGCAGCACAAGGTCCCGCTGACTGAGACTGAGCCACGTTCCCTCAGCAGTTTGCTTCCAGAACAGTCGCGTGGAGTTGTCGTAGCAAACGGTCTGAAGGAGCGCTTCGAAGGCCGCCTCGGACAGCGGAACTACTTCCTTCTTCTTTCGTCCTCCTTTCTGCTGAGTTGGGGCAGCAAGAATCTGGCCGTCTGGCGTGAGTCCCAGTTCGGCATTGAGTTCCGCCCGGATCTGCTTTGCCAAAGCAGTCTCGGCTGCAGTGATGTGGCCGTGGGCCACTGCCGAACGGGGAGGCGCGTCCTCTGACAAGACAGTTGGTGTGACGGGATTCTTCTCTGTACAGTCTTTCTGGCCTGACGATGAAAGGGCAGAGGGAACTTCGGGCGGTGGTGACTGAGGGGTGTTGTTAAAATACATGATTGTTAGGCATTGGGGTTGAAGTAGATGAGTTTCTGGAACTTGCCGTTGCGGACAGCTCCTGGCAGGCGGACAGGCTGGCTGACTGAGAACATTTGCGAATCAAAGCCCAAGGGGGACAATTCCCTCTTTAGGCGGGCGGCGTCGGCATCGCCTGGATGGACAAACCAGCCGTGGAGACTTTTGCCTGCCGTATCGACCACGGCTTTGACCTGGTAGCCCAAAACCGCCAGGAATCGGAAGACTGCCCCCATGTCGTCCTTTGACAGGGTGTCTGACTCCACGACCAGAAAGCGTTTCTGGACCACATCTGCATTACAGCGAGATTTGCCACCAGGTTTGAACGCGTTTGGGCAGATGAAGGCACCAGGGCACTCGTCTTCCCCCATCCAGTCCTTTGCAGCACGGAAGTTGGTAGCATTGTTGGGATACCCAGATTGCTGGACACTCCACCCCACCCACAGGATGTCATCGGGCGGGAAAAGGCTGAGCAGCAGCTGATGGTGGATAGCGACTGGAACCGTGACCTGGCCAACGGGATCGTTGACGATGTCCTGATAGCTCCAGGGGAATTCCCGCAGGATTCTGTCAAGCGCCACAGTGGCCTTGCCCGGCTGAGATGCCAAAGGACTTGCCAGGACCTGGGGCAATGGGACTGCCTGCGAGATCGCACCCGCAAGCTGGCTGCCAGCCTTCTTTCTGGTGCAACGCGCCCACAACTTGCGGTTGTACCCCTCGACGACCTCGCGGCAGCTTTGGTGGAAGCAATTAATGCGCAGGATGCCGTTGTTGTCGTACACGGTGCAATGGTTGGGAGCCGTCGGCTGCGTGTGGAGTTCCTCTCCAGGGCAGTGGATGTGCCCTTTGTACGGATCGACCATGCTGATGGCGCAGGAGCTGAGCAGCTCGGAATGAGGGATCAGGTTGGCCCCTACTGGCGCATTGGCACCCGTCTGCTGAGATGTGTCTGGGTTTACCATTTGATCAGGCCCTCCACCAGTTTGTTGACGTCGGAGACCGCAAAGAGGCGGTGCCTGAGTAGTGGCAAACTGCGAATGAGTCCGCGGTCCTCCAGCCTGCGCAGAGTCCTGCTGCTAATGCCCCCAAGTCTGCGGCACACTTCGTCGGCTTTGATAAGGAGCACCTCGCCAGTTTGATCTGAACTGGGAATCATAGGCGCTGTTAGTGACTTTGATTTGCGATTCTGAATTTTCATGAATTGAAGAATTTGATAAAATGAAGCCAGCCCTGGAGTTGCCCCGCAGGGCTGGCATAGTTGTTTTACTGGGCCTGTGCCGGGGTCGAGGCAGCGTTGCTAGAGCCGTTCGCCTGGGTGCTGACAGAGGTGTTTGCCAGTCCCGGCCAACGGAAGGCAACATCAACCGCCACGCTCTGCCAGAACGCTTTTGCGCGGTCCTCGGAAATCAGGCGGCGAGCCTGGATGTCCTCGACGAATGTGTCGTAAAACACCTTGTAGATGTAGATGGAGGCGATACCACGGCTACGACGGGCAGGATGCTCCGAAGAGCGCGGCAGCTTGTAGCTGAAGAAGTAGGTGCGGTTGGCGATCCACTCCTTGAAGGTGCGCTCCAGCCCCTTTTCCGCCAGCGTTCTCGACCCGGTGAAGTTCAGATATTCGGCATTGATGACCCAGGGGCAAATCTGGGAAATGGCGACGTGAACTTTCTGCGGGCGGCAGGGCTTGTCGGGGCCAGCCTCGCCAATGCGAGCTTGGTCGTAGCCACCGTTTGACAGATCGGCCAAGACACCGGCCACACAGATAACGTGATGGCGGGTGGTGATGGCGTCTCCATCGGGGTTGGTACCGCGTGGCGTGCGACCGGGCAGGACGATGTTGTATTTGACAGGCTGCGCGTCCACAGGGGCCGCGATGACTGGAAGTGCAGTTTCTGCACCGTGGTTCTGTTTATCAGGATGAGCCTCCGGCTGGGAGAGCTGAGGGCTGGACTGATGTGAGGATTTTTGGGTTTGATCTATGTCGTGCATAGACCTATATAAAACTTAAAGGACACAAACGCTTTTTGTCCTTCAAAAATCCCACTTACCCAACTTCATCGAGGAGGTCGCTGGTGGCAGCAGACTACACCCCGGACTGTGATGCAGTAATCATTGGCAGTTTCTGTCCTCCTGAATGTGACTCTTTTTCTGGTCTCCGGATTTACGCCATCTCGACCGCTTCTTCTTACCTAGGGCTTTGTCCGATGAAGGCAGTCCTTGATACTTCAGGTGTATTCGAAACGCTGCCAAAGTTTTGTCATCGCTGAATTCCAGATTGTATTCCTTACACTGAGCTTTGATGGGCGTACCGTTTCGTTTCCATTCTTCCCACCGTTGCACCAGCTTCCATCTATCCTCTTCGTAGAAGCTGAGCGGACACTTGGTTAACACCAGCGGATGCCACCAATGAGCCTCCTGCTGTTTCTGAATCCAAGCCATCAGATCCTGGGCTTTGATGTTGCCATCACACACGAGGATCTCCTGACCAACGATTGCATTGTCTAGTACCTCCGACAGGCTGCCCGGCCCTGCTGAGAAAAGCGGGTCTCGCCAGCTACGATCCGAAAGCTGACACAACTCGCTAAATGCTAGGTCCTGAACAGCACAAACCAGAGAGTCTGTGACCATCCCCAAAGCTGAACACAAATCAGGTCTGACCTCACAAGTGTTGTATGGGGCATCGCTCGGGACTAACGCTGCGCAGCCCCACCAAACGGTCTGCCCGTTCGTCTCTTCCAGAACCAGGCATGCTGAAATATCCTGGAACGGTTCTTCGACAAACCAGCGTTCTGTCGTGGAACTGATCCTGTCGAGTTCCACCAAGTGGCTGATCCTGTGGATGCTACGTCGCTGATCAGTTTTCCTCTTTGCCATCCTGCACAAATATCCATGCTCGACCAGTCGCAAGAACTCAGTACTGGTTTTGAGCAGAGCGAATGATCTCCGTGACTGACGAATACGGCGTACGCGTGCTTTTTGAAATAGCTTTGGCCTTGTGCCCTTCTGCGGCCAAAGCAAGCACCTGTTGCTTCCGAGCATCTGAAGCTGCTGGTCTGCCAAATTTGACGCCCCGCGCTTGGGCCGCCTTTATACCTGCACTCACACGTTCAGTAATGATTTCCCGCTCGAATTGGGCAACGGCACCGAGGATATTAAGCTGAAGATGCGCTGCTGGGTTACCATCCGTTGTGTCTATGCCTTGGCTGGGGCAGATGAGAGCCACTCGGCAGGATTGCAGTTCTGCCAGAATTTGTGCCAGGTGGCTGAGCGAGCGTCCGAGGCGGTCTAACTTGTAGCACAACAATACATCCACCTTGCCCTTCCTGATTTTGGTCATGAGGTCTGCGAGTCCTTGCCGATCCTGACGGGCACCTGAGGCTGTGTCGCGGTACCACGTCACATTCTTCCAGCCTCGCCTCTGGCAATACTCTCGCAGTTCCGCCTCTTGGCTTTCGTGATTCTGGCTATCGGTGCTAACCCTGACGTAAACGGCAACTCTTGGCTCCATGAAAAAGAAGCGCTGGAAAAGATGTGGCAGTTGGAGGCTTAAAATTCATGTGGCCGAGGCCCCTTTCCCCCACCGCTGAAAAACTGAAGCTTTTCAGCGCTTTTTGTTAGGCTTCGCCTTCACCTCTGCTTCTAACGCTTCCACGACACACTCGCTAATGTCCACCTTCAGCCCTGCTGCGATCTTACGGAGAACCCAGAAGGTTGGCCTGGCGTCATCGTTCTCCAAATGCGTGATCGTCGTGCGGCTGATCCCGATCTGTTCTGCCAGCTTTGTCGC
It includes:
- a CDS encoding helix-turn-helix domain-containing protein codes for the protein MPRPSQTDPVERALVLILKRERERVGISATKLAEQIGISRTTITHLENDDARPTFWVLRKIAAGLKVDISECVVEALEAEVKAKPNKKR
- a CDS encoding DUF5906 domain-containing protein yields the protein MSEDAPPRSAVAHGHITAAETALAKQIRAELNAELGLTPDGQILAAPTQQKGGRKKKEVVPLSEAAFEALLQTVCYDNSTRLFWKQTAEGTWLSLSQRDLVLHLKRKGMAERPGDDECISQVEEFICRMQEERFIHMCGDIGGHRAGYHTFGKTRILILNEPNFIDPVQGDWSMLEDIFQKMFGREQVPYIYGWIKVALDMFRQQSWMAGQVLALCGEKQSGKNLFTELLNHVFGGRSPGKPYSYMTQGTDFNSDFIGAELLTIEDEVSHTSIQSRRAFGAKIKDLAVNKNRRLHRKNAEALVVAPLQRLVISLNDEHERMRVLPPLESDIEDKIMLIKVFRHPMPMPTTTALEQKSFMAALIAQLPAFLHFLDCWQIPPKLVVSRFGIKHFHHPDLVAALQESDPEESLLELIDDVLFPADGSSEPWTGLANELVQKLNNSGSQRLFRGIGDALRDITQCGTYLGRLASKKPERIRKLSMSGGSQKWMIGAPCSEGCKKLQEHASKIQSVRKRIDEIKQAALRGADVGHVAHPKSTEEEVGDDHKVSLNACSPPDRQSVYVEGEGCPGDGVSGDAGKMEVACGPEPDLPAS
- a CDS encoding recombinase family protein, encoding MEPRVAVYVRVSTDSQNHESQEAELREYCQRRGWKNVTWYRDTASGARQDRQGLADLMTKIRKGKVDVLLCYKLDRLGRSLSHLAQILAELQSCRVALICPSQGIDTTDGNPAAHLQLNILGAVAQFEREIITERVSAGIKAAQARGVKFGRPAASDARKQQVLALAAEGHKAKAISKSTRTPYSSVTEIIRSAQNQY
- a CDS encoding DUF4007 family protein; this translates as MTLTDLFASMPVSPSNFRYSGHETFVCRYAWLPKAVQHLSDGRNSRLFSDENDAMVRLGVGKNMVRSIRFWAETAGVIESLGDHKGYAVTPFGQELLGHDGHDQYLEHPSTLWLLHWKIATNPNGPIYQWVQMLNHWHRAEFTEGEAMGFLKKNLPPKAQSLSDRTTEDGLRVFINTFIPTRGRKGEVAEDNLDSPFVELGLLRRCGERTDIKSGQLEWIYSFAIEDKPGISAELFAYCLNDFWRNEHVNEQTISFGAAAVGEGSPGQIFKLPEASVRHYLDQIKQTTKGAITFQESASLQQVTRSSKADSFDFLENIYIPA
- a CDS encoding phosphatase domain-containing putative toxin, whose product is MHFSTVIRVEIPSKLLACARPGYDFGRNAPVSKEVVKVWLDEAKVQGARSILCLLAAQHLRLYNQALPGGLLQAYRLAGFEVGHVPVGDHRSPPLSQRQLQQVLQLYEGLPKPVLIHCSAGLDRTGAAVAFIKKQRKDSTT